TAGGCGGCTTTCTATCTTCTCACGATTTTTCTTTGTCCGCCAGCCAAACTTCTGCAGGCACTCAGTTACCCCGTTTTGGCTGGTgaacataaaagaaacaaaggaaaaaacTGAAACGTCAAAATCAGGCcatagcctaacctctgcttggagaacacaACACTAGCTGCATTATCTTCCTAAATCCACCGGCAGGTTGTCCATTAGATGTCGCGCCTCACGTACCATACAATCTGCCGACCTGCAACTCTCTTAGCTTTGTTTGTATCCCAGAAATTATGTTAAACCTCGGGAAAAGTTTGTAATACAAATGTTTCTAGAGAAAAGTACCCCCAAAATGGTCCACTAAGTGGACAGTAGTGGCGTTTATTATTACAGCTAATGCGTGTTTGTTGGTACAAGTGGCTCACTTTGGAGCGTTCAGCGACAGCAAGACCAACGCCGTGCTTTCGCAAAGAAATGCAATTATGCATGAAATGGGGGGCAGTGTTGTACCTAAATCCTTGGCTAGACGTCCCGTACAAGGTTGGCGATGTTTGCGCTAAACCATACCTGTGCCTGCTTATGTCCACATATTTGCACGGAGACTCTTGTTTTCTCCTTTGTCTAATCTGTAGATAGACGAAGAAGTGCTTTCTCCAGGGTGAAGAAGAGACTGCCCGGTGCTCTGATGATGTGGTCTAGCAAGGAGCTTTTCGGTTTTCTGATAAAAGCGTGGTTCtaacaaggacattatataacgtcATTGGTTCTAGGAAGCAGACAATGATGTGTACTGTCATAGACAGTACTCCACGAAAACCCAAAGAAAATTCAAGCAAAGAAGCAATGTGAGATGATTATTGTTGTCCAAGATGCAAACGTTTTTTCAGCTCCAAGCCCAAGGATATGATTATGACTAAAAAATGCAGTTAAAGTCAGCAAACAATAGGCTGCAAATTGTAAAATTGTGCTACTGAAGGCTTAGGGATGTCCATGTCCAATGCCTACCATCGGACTATGTATATGCGCCATCGTCAGTTTTACTTCATTGGCGATAATACTCTATTCTATAGTACAAGTCGGTCCGTGTGCTTCCAGAAAGGTTCATGAGTAATTAGTAAGACAAAGCGCTGAGGACGTCCAGGATGTGTCTGAAATAATGCGTAATCTCTTCCGGCTGCCCAAAGCGATTATCAAAAAGCAACAGCGGGATTAAGTCATTATGGGCCAAGCTGACGCAGTCGCTTCCGAGTACGAACACTCTTGTCTCTGTCATCCTCCTTTAGTGGCTTAGAAAATATACACGTGAAGTACACATGCAGCAGAAATTGGTCAAATCGGACTAAAGActtactctctaagcagaggttaggctccggctgttttttgacgttttttagtcttcttatcgggctttctttCTATTCTGAAATGTTTATTGACGTCCGCTAGCCTAGAAATATCACAAAATTGAAagaccgataaaaacgacttaaaaaaaacgttagaaaaaacagccggggcctaacctctgcttggagagtactaaagACTTGCAGAGGAAATGCTTGGCATCACAGAAATGCAGGAAGATCTGTATTTAGTTCAAGACGGCCTTCTTTGACAAAGTCACTTTCTTCAGCTGAAAAACAGCAGTGTTAAATGTGTTAAACTGCATGCCTGGGGGTACGGAACAAAACACATGGTAACTTATAATTACTCCCCAAGTATAAAAACATGATGTTGTAATTTCCACCTGTGTGTGCATATTTAGACTGAAAGAAAGCATGTTTAGACAACAAGAGATGGTGAAGATAATCCTATAAAGTACACCCTGCATTTTCATAAAGCGACGATCAAATCGTCTTAACAACTTAATAGCGAAGCTTCAAGCGGAATCCAATCAATTTTCATCCAATTATATCAATGTGGTCCATTCATAGAACACGGGCGGATTTGTTGTAGGAGGGGTTCAGATATAATCCAATGATTTACAGTCCCAATCTTTGATAAAAGTCCGCATTCACAACAAATTCGCGCTAATGGTACAAGAAAGCCATGCATTGTTCCAATTAAACCGATGTGCCCCCGTTCACAAAAGATTCGTGTGAACATTTGTCCGACTAGGTTCTCTGAAATAATCCAATTGTTTACAGCGGTGGATTTCAATAAAGGCTCCATCAAAACGTTAGCTTAGCCCATTAAAACTCCCAGGTAAGCCTTTACAGATCAATTTTCTCCCAATTAAAACGAATAGCGACATTCACAAAACCACAACCACATCTTTCTGAATGGTGCGGCGAATAATCTGCTCCCTGCCGGGTTGTAGGCTTAGCCGAAGCTTACGGAGAGGATAGTGATAAGTTTTCGTGTATGGGATTTGCAGTTTAATGATAAACCATTCGATTTCGTGTtagaattatgcaaatctaaGGACGAGATTTGTATTGGGGAGGGGCGAATCATAATCCTGTGGTTCTCGCCGTTAGGGGAATGGTTACGGTGGACGTTTGATGGGTCAATCAAGTGTCAAAACTAGGTTGCAATTCTGCCAAGATGTGTAGGAAAAACATCAAGAAACATGGGCTATACAATATGTTTTTGGAATCTGCTACTTCTGCTTTTCCTAAATGATACACTTGACAGTACTGCTGTAAGGCACTACCTAAGAAATGCCTAgtacctttatacatgtacaaatgtcaatGGGTGGACTTTTCGACGCTTTGCAAAATCGGGCACCAAATTCAGACGGATTTCTTTCTCGTTTGTAGTCCTTCATTCTCGGAGAGGGATttaaaagaaaggaaaatagACCAAAACACACAATGGACCAAAGTAGGCAATGCGAACTTTCTCACGTATTCGGTTATCCAACACTAGTGTTTGCGTACGTGCTTGTTTGATGGTTTGATACACAGTTTGTATACTGAATTACGGCAGCTATGATTTTAAAAACTATATAACACAGCTATCAACATCACATTTTAGCGCTGATAATACTTCGGGTGCAAATTAATTGCTCCCCTAAGAAGACAACAGATGTCCAGGGGTTCAATTAAAGTAATTCCCAGTCAGGTCTCGTGCCGTGGCCTTCAGTCTGGATTCTCTGTAAAGCTCCAAATAAAGGAACTCATAATTACAGCGCAGATTGTGTCTATTGAAAAAAGACAGCATCGCTATTATAGAGTCTTCAAAAATCTGGGCCGGTATTTAGAAGTCTTTGCAATGTCCTTCGTGGTAATTGCTTAATCATGAGAAAGaatgtatgtattttgttgcTGCTTGAAATGTCAACATGTGTAATTGCATCTACGCACGAAAAAAAAGTCTGACCTCGGTGATTGTTTCGGAATTATGACTCAAAGAATGTTTCTCTTTCTTAATAATAATATGTTATTTTCAATGGTGTACAGATCTcacagaaacattttttttgcatctttGGACATGGAAAGCCGACTCGAATCTGGTTTGAAATATAGTGTAAAGAAGACCTACGTTTCAAGTCGACAGTCCttcaagttttcaaacatttatcaATGAGCAAACATTAACATGGAAGAGTCGTAACtttgagatttttaaaaagtacttTATTAATAGCAATTTGATAAAGTCCACAAATGAGAAGTAGTTTCTTCCGCAGAGACCATGTGAAAGAGAGGTGCAGAAAGCTGGCCTATTCCCACCCGATGTGAAAATAGCGGCTCCTTAGTTCGACCAACAATAGGTAACATATTCACTCGCATATCATTGACCACGGCCCACTCTGTCTCAATAGGacatttgtcttgttgtggtaGATAAgagaaaaccaagatggcggacaagcCAAAAATGGCAAATAGTACGGGCAGCAAAGACAATATGGCGGATGGGAACAGCAACAAGAAGCAACAGAAGAGGACATGTCTGTGCTCCAGAGCGGTGACCGTTGCCCTGGTGGTATCGGTGGTGCTAATCTGCGTAGGTGTTGCTCTAGTCGCTGGATTCCATTTTGGCTTGAAGAAACCCAAGCCAAATCCAACGGTAAGCATTTGACCTAAATTTACAACGACAACGTTTTTCATGTAcgctatactacatgtatcatctcGGCGTGTTAGGTCTTGTTCTGGCACATTCTGGCATGTTTAATAAAAAAACTGTTTACTCAATAGTCGACAACTTCAGGTCACTGACCGGTAGAGTGACAAAGTTACGAAATATCGTGATGAAATACCATGGACCATGAACTTCACGTAGACAGCAAGCATTCCGACTTAAGTGTTCAGTATGAACTTCAATTTGAGAACTTGTGAGGAAAGGAGAGAGTTCGAAAGACTGAATTATACATtataaacaatacatgtaagACTCGTGTAACAATGTTTGTGTGCGATGATATAGCCATTAAATATTTGAATGGCAGTAAATCAATAAATCCTTATCAGTTTTCATTGTGTGTTCTAAAAGCCACAATCGTACGTCACAAAATAAAAGTACAGTTGTATGCATTGTTGAAACGTTTGGCGCTTAGTGCAACATTTCGTAAAATTGCTACACATAAAGAGTAGAGTTTGTCATATCCTACAGGTTTTCTTTGACATCACCATCGGCGGAACTCCGGCCGGCCGAATCGTGTTCGAACTGCGCGCCGATGTCGTGCCGAAGACTGCCGAAAACTTCCGAGCTCTCTGCACAGGTGAAAAGGTGAGTGACGTCATGGTTCCATGGTGAGGTCGTTGCTCCTTTTACCCAGAAGCGAGTGCGAGTGTATCGAGGCCATGTACCAAGATTCTGCAAGGCTAGTCTTAACTTACATACATCGTTCTCTACCTACCACATTTGAACTTGGACTTCGTTTTACAGAATAACAAATATTGTATAATTCCAATACATACCCAtctaagtgtgtgtgtgtgactgttttttttccaggGCCGAGGCACATGGGGTGAACCATTACACTACAAGGGGGTGATATTCCATAGGTGTATACCCGGCTTCATGGTACAAGGGGGTGACATTCAGTTCAACAATGGCTCGGGAGGTAGGTGTGAGACGAATTATTCATTAGTTCTAAGCTGCacgaaatttatttttttttcgtcaaaTATTTACTCCAGTTATAAAAGTATAGATATAAATATAGAAGAATCTGATATGGGAAATTGTACTGATTATGAGTCTTGTCTTTTGATTTAGCCATACTGTAGAACTGAAAATGTTTTGGTGGTTTCATGTTCTCTTAAACGCGAATAAGACCACCGCGAACCTTTCCTCTTTTAGAGCAAAACCATACATGTCAGTTTCAACCGCGAAcctaaaccaccgcgaatataaTACTACGTTTTCTACCTATCGCGAAATGAAATGTCCgcaaacttttctcatttttACAGTATCGTGAATTGTATCTTTTCTACATTTTCAGGGGAGAGTATCTATGGAGGAGATTTTCCCGACGAGAACTTTAAGTTGAATCACACTGGACCAGGGATCCTGAGTATGGCGAACGCCGGACCGGACACCAACGGTTCTCAGTTCTTCATAACGGTCGTCCAGACGCCATGGTTGGACGGCAAACACGTGGTCTTCGGCAAGGTTATTCAGGGATACGTGAGTTCagtttttttagattttatcTCTATATATTTCTAGTCTAAAAGTTGTGCCTaaaatgcaaataaggactGATACACCCTTTTAAAGtgctgtaatttttttcttctcattgGCTTCAAGTTCCAAATCTTCGAATTCTGAAAGAGTATCATCTTCACATAGAGACCGGTTATCTAGTTCTATAGCATATGAATAATGCTATATGTTGACGGGTCATTTTGTCAGGTACTGATATTGTACAGCAGTTTTGCGGATGGAATAATCAATTAGCTTCGTCAGTGTATATTCATATAAACAGAGATGCTTCATACTTTGCTAAAACTGCACgttagagacacgtgactgtAGCAGATGGTCGTGAATGCCATATAATCCTACAgagacacaggttatctggcatttacgaccctctgctgcagtcacgtgtcttcGACGTCACGTTCTGGAAGCTGCAGTAGAcaggtccattccgtgaacaaggctgacggagtcaaCTGAAAATTTGAGGTAAATCCAACTTATTTGAAGTGCTGGTTAGtgaaagtttagtttatccataatatTGTACCGTTTTGTTTCCCTGTTTCATTTCAGGACGTTGTGGAGAAGATAGAAGCAGCCGGATCTCCCAGCGGAGCGACGACGGCCCGGGTCCTGATCGCTAACAGTGGACAACTAacttaatactgtaaatgcatttaagtttgcagggatttgaatgttaaaaaataacttttctcggtggttttatgttcgatGTGCGATAGCActatgcattgtagtctcttactgccatggaaaaatgttcgcggtggttttaagttcgcggtgaagcggccaccgcgaaaaccgcgaacatttaaccACCACGAAAggattctgcatttacagtaatgtctgGCGGCTGAGCAAGTTCTCACAATGGGCGTGGCCCTATGTTGAAcacgtcatcatgacgtcataaaattttgcATGAATCATCACCTTGCAATAGGGTTCTTGCTTTTTTTTGGTAAACTGATTTGTAGCATTTGTAGGCCGCAATGTTTATGCTTTTGTTAATCATGGATGCTTGTCCCACGAATGTTTTGTACGCATACGTGTATAATCTATTTGATTATTTTGTGCGTTTATGATGAagttcttgggggaaaatatcTAGAGCCATATATAACACAAAGAAGTATTTTTAAGGTACCCGAGAAGCCATTGCATTAGCCATAcccttttcttatctttatgtCCTAGATGGGAGTGGGACACGTGATTCAATCTTATATCTAATCAAACCATTCTTGTAACTTTATTCTTATTTGAAATATGACCCACTAGCTTAATGAGTAGCATATACGACGACGGAATTTAATTGTACGTTCTCGTGATCGTTTCTGTCTCCAGTCTACATTTTTTAGACCTATATCTATGTACAATCGACTCAgtgacatgtaaattgtaagtaGACTCTGCTATATACTGtacatctatatctatctatatctatctatctatctatctatagaGATATAAAGAGAtaaagatatagatagatagatagatagatatagccAAAAAGGACTAACATCCTTTTGTCTATCATTGATGTACAAAGAATTGCAAAGTTCGATGTTCAGCGTCATTTATGTGTATACTTTGTGGTTATCATGAAATAATTGTGGTTGTTGATTGtgagtaaaaaagaaaatgaagagatACGTTTGTGACTCTGTTGTGTTTTGGGAAcgatttgacattttctgaccCAACCCTTCCAAACATTCGTCAGGTCACGACGATAAAGaagaacacatgtacaaacaagtTTGCACCTGTGTATAGCCATGTTTAAAGGGAGATCAACTACTGCCAAATACACAGCACGCCACACCATTCTCGTCTGCGTTGCCTGGAAACCGTCGTCATGACGACGCAAGAGGCATACGCACGAAGCGCCAAACGCAGGTGTCGTCCTAAAAATAACCACGTCGTTCCGTTCTTCCGTCCTTGGGGTTAACGACACAGACCACGTgtacaaatatgtggaaacacccGTCTGTTTATCGCAATTTCACTTCTTTGAAGAACGATAACTCTTGACTTGCATGACAAAAAAGCGCTACaaaaaagcgccacctagcagtgAAGCACCAGTACCTGCAGTCCACGTCTCCCGTAAAGTCTTTTTTCTGCTTGAAGATTTTTGTAtgttgaacttgtaaatactcaAAGAGACGTGCTGTCGCGTGTTATCAGCCGcgtgtctgtccgtctgtctgggTCCAGCAAACGACCCATCTCCCCCCCCTTCCCCAAGCGAAGCTGAGTCAACTTTCTTGTTTGACTGACCTCTGACACTGATCAGCCAAGGGTCCCACCCTGAGTGTGGGAAAAGCAAACTATCCAAAAAAAGTCAGTCGGAAAAGTCAATTGGCGCGCTTTCCTTACAAAGTCTGCAAATAGATATAAACGTTGTGCAAACAAGAACTTTGTTCTTGCCTGCACAATTGTACAATCAATTTTCCCGCCTTTTTTCCTGTCAGTGAAGGAGTCTTGTTCTAACTTCTAAGACATACGACGTAATTGTATTTTGAGCTCTTTAGAGAGTGACTCTTTCTGGTCAGTGAAACTGATCCTATGTTTCCTTCTGTTTGTTACAAGACAGAACGTATTGTATGTAGAAGAGAACGCTTAAGTTCCACGTGAGATGTTTTAAATATCCAGGGACGCCTGCGCAAACACCTGTTAAAGGTGTGTACTGTGCAAACTGTTTTCTACCTTCTTAGGGGTCACCGTACCGTTGTGAAGCCATTTGGATCCACATAGAAGTATAATTCGTTACGTATCTGACCACAGTTTTTACGTCAAATTTAGCTAGTCACTACCAAACTGACTACGCtgagagttttgctaccagaggagttggtcgacCGCGCTCTGGAGAGGAAACATAAACCTTACACTACTAGGAGTCATCGTCTGTGAGGACAAGGCGTTGTTCGGTATTTGCTACAGTGGAGTGTACGCAAAACAAATCGGGCCCGTCGCCCTTATCAGTATTTGACGACCATGGGTTCAAGTGCagcaaaaaagaaacatttgaaCCAGCTGCCGGAGAATACACAGACACGTTTGTCCTGGAGTCCAAACTGTGCTTGACTGGTCACTGGATGACCACTCCAGGACGTGTCGCGACAGCGGTACACACAGGGGCTTAAATGGTCATCCAGGAGAGCCACTGCAACAACTTGAAGAGGCCTGGCTGTTTCTTTAGTGTGCTGAGATAACGAGAAGCAATACTTCAAATGAAGCACAGGGAAAGATGAGAATACATTTGGTACGAAAGGGGATATGCATACTCtcactgttatcgataatgctttgttattgttttgtatgtagcctcttagtactattgtctgtatagctattagttgttattggttgccatacattgtaccctgtgcgattgttgagcaataaactcattcattcattcattctaagcAGAGCTAGAGGTTGGTGGGGATtttcgtgaccttttccttgtaTGCCGTATTTTTCGACCAGCCTCTCCGTCTTGAAGATTAATGAACAAAAACTTAATCTCAGAACCATTGTGTTCGTTAACTTCTTTGCCTCACAGTCGATGTGCGCtggagcacacagacagacagacaacagacagacagacaacaatCGACTCGCACGCCTTGCGTGTCAGCGCACACATGTACACCTGCACTGTGTACGGAACCTGTACGGGATTAAATTGTAGACCTCTGGCCTGGTTAAACTTCCTTCCTGCTCCCCGGTATCTAGCTACCGGTTCTGTACAGCAGAGTTCGCTGTTTCATCCTCCGAAATCCCCGCCAGTAATAGGTACCTGGTGCTGAACCGGAAACTCCACACAGCCTGTTTGTGGGGTTAGGCAGACAGCCAGAGTCTGTGCCTCCGACCCTCGCCGTAACCCACCGCACCGGTCTCGAAACAGCGCACCGCGACGCACGCGACGGTTGGAAGGGAGGGAGAGGAAACCTGATCCGGGGAGGGTACGCGGCTTGGCGGGTGGCGGGCGCCCCGTGGCACGTGCCCGGGTGTTAACATCCCCCCAACCCTCTGTCCAACACGTGCCGCACATGTACAGTCATCACCTGCACCTGTAGACAGGTGAAATGTGTTCCCTTCGCCATCACCCACATGAAGGACGCGCTTACTCGATAGTTCTTATTCACCTGCATGTCTTGATTTCCAATGCCTTTGCGAAATCTGCAAAGCGTTATGCTACACACGTTTTCAAAGTTACATTTGATACTCTGCAGACATGAACACTAAGATATTGGCAGGAAGGACAGATTTAACTTGGCACACGGTTCACAACTCTGTCCCAAACCACAAACAGGTGTGTCCGTTTGGTACACGGGGCGTTCGCCATCCAAGGAGGTACAGGTGGGACTAAAAAGAGAGGGTGGCCAGAACGtatgctacaaatgtatatccacACTCAGGATATCGTAGCTGTCATCGTGTAAGATAGTGACGACACTGGCAACGCCACTAAAGATTTGTTCTGCGTTGGCACAAGAAGTCGAACGAGTTTTCATACAACGCAAAAACTTCAAGAGCTAACATCACACATCATATGCATCGAAAGACTTCCTGGATAGTTTCTTCACAAACCAACAAGATATCTGAATCCACAGGTAGCTTGCATTCATCTAGCGACAGAAGTATTTTAGGGTTTACTCGTTGGCGGCATTTTCCCGCCAAACGAAGCAGACGAGAGCATGACACACGTGGTGCCGATGACCACGTACGATAAGAGTTCAAAGGTTTGAAAAGTTACGAGCAATGATTTATACTTTTCATATTGTTCAGATCCTAAATCTTAACCCTTTTTTCAAGTTGTAGACAGCGAAATCCTTTGATGCTGTCCGAAGAATGTCGCCCGCACAGATTGCGGAGAGATCTGCCGTGATTCTCGGCTTTCGACGCCTCCAGACATTTAGCCTCTTAGCCTAACTTCTGTTTACACTTGAAATGCTTGTTTACAGTAGAGAGGAGGCAGAACTTGTGGGCGGGGTTTTCCCACACTCCCGACGGCTGCGGACAAAAACCTCGGCACGTGCTTTGCGGGATAATAAGCCTGCCTCACCTCGCATGCCAGCAGATGTCAACTGTCAGGAGTGCCTACGTAAGAACAAAAGACCCGCCCTGAATAACATCCGACCAATCAGCGCCAAGAAGTCGAAGACCAGAGTGACTAGTACCCAATAGCGTGCGGTTTTGTAAAGATCAGGAATCATCTATTTTCATTGCACGGTGTGATTGGTCTACTGTGAGGGAATGCGCCCGGCCACAGGTTGGAAAGGAGGCCGATGGTCAGACGTAAATCCCCCGTGCGGTAATCTGTCCCCCACACTTCTGGCAAGCCGCAGCGACGCTTGGACACGACTCCCCCCCTTCCTTCCGAGACAACTTCGGCTGTGCTCAATACTTTTTCGTAACTCATCTCAGTTCCACAAGGAAGAACGGATCTAATGTCCAAGATGCCGACAGAAAAAGTCCCAGAGAAGGCCAAGTCTAGCGAGACTCAGCGTCGCAAGGTGAGAGAGACTTGGTCGAGGATTTTTGGTGGGGAGACCTGAATACGGGACCGCCTGAAACCCGGTAGTCGGGTCGGCTGCGGGTCGTGTGTAGAGCGCGTGCCGTGCCCGGCGCGTGCGAGACACCGACCCCTTCTCGCTTTCACGTCATTGCGTTTTCAGTCCAATGTCTGAGTTTGTTCTAACCGTGCTTCTTGTCTTGTTCACAGTCTTCCAAGCCGATCATGGAAAAGAGACGCCGGGCTAGAATTAACGACAGCCTGAACCAGCTCAAGACCCTCATCTTGGACGCCCTCAAGAAAGACGTAAGTACTGTTGGTAATTCTGATATTTCACAAACACGCGTTTTGGCACCTATTTCATACGTCTAAAACATGAACCATTCCTACAACTTTGTGTTAAAAGATATATGTATCTGCTGTGCTGATATTAAACTCTTTTTCGTGTATATTTTACAGAGCTCCCGCCACTCTAAGCTGGAGAAGGCCGACATTCTGGAAATGACCGTGAAACACCTGCGCAACCTCCAGAGGCAACAGATCGCTGGTAAGCATAACTTCCTTGTCGTCCATCCACCATTTATGAAAACATTTTAGTATTTTTAGCCGAGCATAAGTAAAGGAGCGTACACTACATGTACACGGTAAATCTGTTTCTCCCAGCCATGTGACTTGCGTGCCAGAGGTGTGTGCTGATCTTTGGTCCGTGTTGACAAACTGTGTCCCTTGACTGACCCGACGTTTTTCCCTGTCTCTCCCCGCAGACGCCGTCATCAGAGACCCGGTGGCCCTGAGCAAGTACCGGGCCGGCTACTCCGAGTGCATGACGGAGGTGTCCCGCTTCCTCACCGGCTCGGACGGCGTGGACGGCCAGGTACAACAGCGGCTGCTCGGTCACCTCGCCAGCTGCTGCCAGACCGTGGACACCATCGCGCCCGTACAGCAGCCCGTCCACGTGCAGGTGGCCGCCGCCGTACCGCCGGTCTCCGTCGCCGGGGCCATCAGCCTGGGCAGCCCGACGGCTCAGCAAACCTCGCCACTCCGCGTTCCCGGCCCGGCCGTCCCGACAACAGCATACGGCGGGATCCCCGTGGTGCCGGGGCAGATCCCCAGCGGGGAGCCGGTGGCTGTCCTGCTGCCCAGTCAGGCGTTTCCAGGTGGACAAATGCCCAGCCACGTCATTCCTGTGTACGCGAACGCAACAGTGGTCGGCAGCTCTCGTCCGGAGGCTTCCGTGCATGGAGTAACCACAAGCACGTTTGTACAGTCGACAACTGGACCAACAACAGTAACCCCCGCTCCCGGACTTATTACCGCGGTGTCCAGCCTTCCCCAGGCGGTGCAGCGCTCACCTGTGCCCGCCGCCCAGGCGGCGCCGGTCCCCAGCGACATGGACAAAATGTGGAGACCGTGGTGACCACAGCACGAAACGAAAGACTTGTGACAGACTCTAAGCATTCCGTATGTCTTATAAGAAAAGTTGTGTACATATTCCGAAGATATTTTTGCATGGTCTGTATATATTGTTTGATCCACATTGTTGTCAGATATCGAACGATATCGTCGAGGCGTATGCATTCTGATATTGCGAGAAGAATTATTGTTTTACTATATCTATTTTGAGAATTAAAAAGAAAGATTTCTGGAAAGTCAAACTTGTGTGTTTCGTTTTAATATGGTATCCATGGGCTAGTTTGATATTTGTAGCAGGGTAACAAACTTTGAATAATAACCGTCGTCAAGTACTAGTATCAGatctagcctccaccaggccgcCTTTCAGGGGTGTGTTTCCAAGAACCCGGCTAAAAATGGGGTAAATCAGTCTGGCAAGGAGTTTCCTCCACCACACCGGCCAAAAAATCCCTCTGGGggccaaactcccctggcaagaTTCCCCCTATATGATCCTATATAGAGTGTAGTTAGCTAGCCTccgccaggccttcctacggggatgcgaggatcgtagaattcggcataAAAATTGGGAAACTGGCCAGGGGAGGTGGTCCACGCTTCGGTTCAGGTCTCCCCGGCTGCGCGACCGAACAACTCTTCTTGTAGCAAAACTTCCCTG
The window above is part of the Branchiostoma floridae strain S238N-H82 chromosome 14, Bfl_VNyyK, whole genome shotgun sequence genome. Proteins encoded here:
- the LOC118429954 gene encoding peptidyl-prolyl cis-trans isomerase-like; this translates as MADKPKMANSTGSKDNMADGNSNKKQQKRTCLCSRAVTVALVVSVVLICVGVALVAGFHFGLKKPKPNPTVFFDITIGGTPAGRIVFELRADVVPKTAENFRALCTGEKGRGTWGEPLHYKGVIFHRCIPGFMVQGGDIQFNNGSGGESIYGGDFPDENFKLNHTGPGILSMANAGPDTNGSQFFITVVQTPWLDGKHVVFGKVIQGYDVVEKIEAAGSPSGATTARVLIANSGQLT
- the LOC118429946 gene encoding transcription factor HES-4-like, which encodes MSKMPTEKVPEKAKSSETQRRKSSKPIMEKRRRARINDSLNQLKTLILDALKKDSSRHSKLEKADILEMTVKHLRNLQRQQIADAVIRDPVALSKYRAGYSECMTEVSRFLTGSDGVDGQVQQRLLGHLASCCQTVDTIAPVQQPVHVQVAAAVPPVSVAGAISLGSPTAQQTSPLRVPGPAVPTTAYGGIPVVPGQIPSGEPVAVLLPSQAFPGGQMPSHVIPVYANATVVGSSRPEASVHGVTTSTFVQSTTGPTTVTPAPGLITAVSSLPQAVQRSPVPAAQAAPVPSDMDKMWRPW